From the Synergistetes bacterium HGW-Synergistetes-1 genome, the window CCGCGACAGGATCGGTAATATGCATTAAAGGATCCTCCCTTCCACGCCCACTTGCCTACCAGCTCGACTTGACTACGCCAGGGATCTTACCCTCGCGCGCAAGTTTGCGGAAACAGCAGCGGCACATGTTGAACTTTCTGATATAGCCCCGGGGGCGTCCGCACAGGGGGCAGCGATTATACTTTCTCACTTTGAACTTCGGTTCAAGCTGAGCTTTGTTTACCAAGCTTTTACGGGCCATAAGTATACTCCTTCCTAATGGGCGAAGGGCATGCCCAGTTCGGCCAACAGAGCCTGGGCTTCCTCATCCGCCTTCGCGGTCGTAACGAATGTTATATTCATTCCGCGCTGACGAATTACCTTATCGTAGTCTATCTCAGGGAAGAGAAGCTGTTCTTTGAGTCCAAGGTTGTAATTTCCCCTGCCGTCAAAACCCCTCTTTGAGATACCCTGGAAGTCTTTGATTCGCGGGAGCGCAATACTTACAAGACGGTCAACAAATTCCCACATTCTGGGTCCCCTAAGTGTTACGCAGCACGCTACAGGCATACCTTCACGGACCTTGAACCCCGCGATGGACTTTTTCGCCCTTTTCATCATGGGTTTCTGTCCGGAGATTATCGTCAGTTCGTTGATCGAAGCATCCATATACTTGTTGTCGAGTTTCGCTTCGTTAACGCCTATGTTGATAACAACTTTAACCAGACGGGGAATCTCCATGACGTTCTTATATCCGAATTGTTCTTTCAACTTCGGAAGGACGTCCTCGCTGTACTTTGTCAAAAGACGCGGTGTCATAGTTGTCCCTCCTAAACCTTGTCGATGATTTCGCCGCACTGTTTGCAGATACGGACCTTCTTGCCGCTGTCTAGAAATGCGCGGCTTACGCGGGTAGGTTTGCCGCATGAAGGACATACAAGCATCGCTTTGCATGCATGCAGAGGTGCTTCCTTCTTGACAAATCCACCGCGAGGATCTTTTTGTGTCGGACGCGCGCTCTTAGTCACCATATTGACGTTCTCAATGACTATTGTATCTTTCTGGAGATCCCTGCGAAGAACTTTGCCTTCTTTGCCGGCATCCTTGCCAGAAATAACACGAACACGGTCTCCTTTTCTGATTCTCATTTTGGACATGAACTGTTACCCCCTACACTACCTCGGGAGCAAGAGAGACTATTCGCATGTATTTCTTCTCTCTAAGTTCCCGAGCTACAGGACCGAAAATACGGGTTCCCTTAGGATCACCGTTGTTGTCTATGACGACAGCGGCATTGTCATCGAAGCGAACATAGGATCCATCCTTGCGGCGGATTTCTTTTTTCGTCCTGACTATAACTGCCTTTACCACGTCACCTTTTTTAATGTTGGCATTGGGAGTAGCCTCACGAACTGAAGCCACTATTACATCACCCACAGTACCTACCTTGTGGAAGCTGCCGCCTTTGACCTGGATGCAGAGGATCTTCTTTGCGCCTGAATTATCGGCTACATTTAGCACTGTACGAAGCTGGATCATAACCTACAATGCCTCCTCGTCTTCCTGTTTTACACCCATAACGGGGGCTCGCTCGATTATCTGCGCGACTTCCCAGCGTTTATTTGCGCTGAGGGGGCGGGTCTCTGCGATCATGACCTTGTCACCTATGCGGCAATCGTTAGTCTCGTCATGGGCCATAAACTTTTTGGACCGGAGAACCGGTTTCCCATAAAGTGAATGTTTGGCCATACGGTCAACACGAACAACTATGGTCTTATCCATTTTGTCGCTAACCACCACGCCGGTGCGGACTTTGCGATTTACTTTGTTTGCTTCCATCTCCGGCTACCTCCTTGCTCCTGAACGATCAATACCCTTTTCCTTTTCGGTGATTACCGTCAGTACGCGGGCAATTGTCTTTTTGACCTCTCTAATACGGCCCGAGTTGTTCAACTGTCCTATCGCATTCTGAAAGCGAAGGTTGAACAGCTCTTCCTTAAATTGCTTATGTTTGTCGTTTAGCTCAGATATGCTGAGATCTCTAAGTTCCTTGGGATCCATACTATTCACCTGCTCCCTCTCGGGTTAACAATTTTACCTTGATGGGCAGCTTGAAGGATGCCGTGCGAAAAGCCTCAACGGCTGTCTCACGGGGCACACCTGCTATTTCAAACATCACACGGCCGCGTTTTACTGCCGCGGTCCAGTATTCGACGTTTCCTTTACCCTTACCCATACGTGTTTCAAGAGGTTTTTCTGTTACTGGGCGGTCGGGGAATATCCGAATCCAGATCTGTCCGCCCTTTTTCATTTTACGGCTGATCGCAACACGGACAGCTTCGATCTGACGGGCTGTGATCCAGCCATTTTCACACGCCTGAAGTCCATATTCACCGAAATCAACCTTCGTGGCTCCCTTTGCATAGCCGCGCAGGGCCGTCAGGTGAGGTTTGCGGTACTTAACTCTTTTCGGAGAAAGCATCAGATGTTACCCCCTCTCCTGATGAGTAGGAACGGCTTCCATTACAGGTTTGCGTTCCATTATTTCGCCTTTGTAGATCCAGACCTTAATGCCAATGACGCCGTAGATCGTATGTGCTTCGGCAAAACCGTAATTAATGTCTGCCCTAAGTGTTGAAAGAGGAAGCTGTCCTTCAAGATACCATTCCGTACGTGCGATCTCAGCTCCGCCAAGACGTCCGGCACACTGGATCTTGATGCCTTTTGCTCCTGATTTCATTGCACGGAAGATCGACTGTTTCATTGCGCGGCGGAAGCTGATCCTGCGCTCAAGTGATGCTGCAACCCCTTCTGCCACTACCTGTGCTTCTGCATCAGGATTTTTGATCTCCTGGATATTGATCATAACCCGGCTTCCGGTCTTGGCCTGGAGTTCCTCACGAACTGCCTGTATCTCTGCACCCTGCTTGCCGATAACTACACCAGGCCGGGCGGTCCAAACTGTAAAACGCATAACGTTTCCAATACGCTCAATTTCCACGCGGCTTACGCCTGCTTTATTCCAGCGCTTCCTGATCCATTCCCTCAGTTCAAGATCATTATGCAGGAATTTGGCATATTTTTTTCCGTCTGCATACCAGCGGGATTCCCAATCGTAGATGACACCAATCCTGTAACCTACCGGGTGAACTTTCTGACCCACCGTCACCCCTCCTTATTTCTCGCCTACGACCACAGAAACGTGGCACGTATGGTGTCTAAAAGCATGCGCGCGTCCCATTGAAACGGGACGGAAGCGCTTCATGTAGCTTCCCTGATCCGCCTTTACTTCTTTTACTACGAGCTTGTCCATATCAAGGCCGAAATTGTGCTCTGCATTTGCTATCGCACTCTTAAGGACTTTTTCAGTTACACGTGCCCCTTTGTTCGGGGTGTACTTAAGTACCAGCAGCGCATCAGAAGCTTTTTTGCCTCTGATGAGAGCTAATACTTGACGTACTTTGGTCGCTGAGATACGGACCTGCTGGGCTGTTGCCTTAACTTCCATGACCCTGCCCCTCCTACTTCTTGACTTTCGTGGAGCGTTCCTGTCCGGCGTGACCGCCGAACTTACGGGTCGGTGCAAATTCGCCGAGCTTATGACCAATCATATTGTCGCTGATGTAAACAGGGATATGAATGCGGCCGTTGTGTACTGCAATAGTATGTCCGACCATTTCAGGGGTTACGCTTGAACGGCGTGACCAGCTCTTAATTACAAGCTTTTTCCCTGATTCGTTCATGTCCTCTACCCTACGGATGAGTTTCGCATCCACATAGGGTCCTTTTTTAAGTGAACGAGCCATCTCTGTATTCCCTCCTACAAACCCGGGTTACTTCTTCCGACGGCGGACTATGAACTTGTCCGAAGGCTTACGCTTACGTGTGCGGTAGCCCTTTGCCGGAGTACCCCATGGGGATACCGGATGCTTGTGTGACTTGCTCTTGCCTTCTCCGCCGCCCATAGGATGATCTACTGGGTTCATGATCATTCCGCGAACATGCGGACGAATTCCAAGCCAACGAGTTCTTCCGGCTTTACCGTAAACTACATTTTCATGTTCTTCATTTCCGACCTGTCCAACTGTAGCCATGCATTCAAGAAGGATAAGTCTCAGTTCCCCGCTTGGCATACGCACAAATGCATATTTGCCCTCTTTAGCCATGAGCTGCGCAGATACTCCTGCTGAGCGTACAAGTACTCCGCCGCGGCCAGGCTCAAGTTCTACGTTGTGTACTACTGTACCAACGGGGATATCCTTAAGCTTAAGAGCATTGCCGGGGCGAATGTCGGAATCCTTACCTGCAACGACGCTGTCTCCAACATTAAGACCCACGGGAGCAATAATATAACGTTTTTCTCCGTCAAGATAAGAGATCAGTGCAATACGGGCGGAACGGTTGGGATCGTACTCGATAGAGACGACTTTTCCGGGAACTCCCAGTTTGTCTCTTTTAAAATCGATGATACGATACTTGATCCTTCCGTGGCCGCCGCGATGGCGCATTGTAATACGGCCATTGTTATTGCGTCCCGCTTTCTCACTTAACGATACAACCAGACTCCGCTCCGGCTTTGCCTTTGTTATCTCAGAATAATCAGGCGTTGCCATGTGGCGGCGGCTGGGTGTAGTGGGACGGAATTTCTTGATACCCATCTCTGGTTAACCCCTTTCTGCCTAGGCGCTTGCGCCCTCGAAAAATGCGATCTTTTCACCTTTTGCAAGTGTAATTATCGCTTTCTTCCAGGAACGTGAACGACCCAAAAAGGCACCCATCCGCTTCGGTTTAGAACGGACCTGGATCGTATTTACTCTTACAACTTTTACTTTGAAAACTTCCTCGACAGCTTTGCGGATCTCGATCTTGTTCGCTTTGGGAAGCACTTCAAACGTGTACTGTCCAAGTTCCATCATCCGGCTTGTTTTTTCTGTGATTATCGGGCGGACAATAATATCATGTGCTACTGCGTTCATTAACCGAACACCTCCTCGAGCTTTTTGACAGCCTCAGGAGTCGCAATCAGCTGATCATGGTTAAGAAGGTCATAAACGTTGATGCTGTCAACATGCATTACTTCCGCTCCAGGAATGTTTGCAGCAGATTTGACAACTGCCATGTTCGTCTCATGAAGAACAAAAAGCGGCTTCTTTCCACTGTCGATAGCCGTAAGGAAATCAAGCATTACCTTTGTCTTCGGTGCCTGTACATCAAAGCGCTCAAGAATAAGCATATTCTCTTCCTGGACCTTTAGGGTCAAGGCGCTGCACAGAGCAAGACGACGGACCTTCTTGTTTACCTTCTGATGGTAGTCTCTCGGGTGCGGACCGTGAGCAACTCCACCGCCGACCCAAATGGGCGAGCGTGAACTGCCTGCACGGGCACGACCTGTATGTTTCTGTCTCCAGGGCTTTTTACCGCCGCCGCGGACATCTCCGCGATCTTTTGTGTTATGAGTTCCAACACGGCAGTTAGCCAGATGCGCAACTACTACCTGATGCATAGCCGGCACATGGACAGGGGCACCGAAGACGGCATCTGAGAGTTCAA encodes:
- a CDS encoding type Z 30S ribosomal protein S14; its protein translation is MARKSLVNKAQLEPKFKVRKYNRCPLCGRPRGYIRKFNMCRCCFRKLAREGKIPGVVKSSW
- a CDS encoding 50S ribosomal protein L5, with translation MTPRLLTKYSEDVLPKLKEQFGYKNVMEIPRLVKVVINIGVNEAKLDNKYMDASINELTIISGQKPMMKRAKKSIAGFKVREGMPVACCVTLRGPRMWEFVDRLVSIALPRIKDFQGISKRGFDGRGNYNLGLKEQLLFPEIDYDKVIRQRGMNITFVTTAKADEEAQALLAELGMPFAH
- a CDS encoding 50S ribosomal protein L24; its protein translation is MSKMRIRKGDRVRVISGKDAGKEGKVLRRDLQKDTIVIENVNMVTKSARPTQKDPRGGFVKKEAPLHACKAMLVCPSCGKPTRVSRAFLDSGKKVRICKQCGEIIDKV
- a CDS encoding 50S ribosomal protein L14, producing MIQLRTVLNVADNSGAKKILCIQVKGGSFHKVGTVGDVIVASVREATPNANIKKGDVVKAVIVRTKKEIRRKDGSYVRFDDNAAVVIDNNGDPKGTRIFGPVARELREKKYMRIVSLAPEVV
- a CDS encoding 30S ribosomal protein S17, with amino-acid sequence MEANKVNRKVRTGVVVSDKMDKTIVVRVDRMAKHSLYGKPVLRSKKFMAHDETNDCRIGDKVMIAETRPLSANKRWEVAQIIERAPVMGVKQEDEEAL
- a CDS encoding 50S ribosomal protein L29; protein product: MDPKELRDLSISELNDKHKQFKEELFNLRFQNAIGQLNNSGRIREVKKTIARVLTVITEKEKGIDRSGARR
- a CDS encoding 50S ribosomal protein L16 encodes the protein MLSPKRVKYRKPHLTALRGYAKGATKVDFGEYGLQACENGWITARQIEAVRVAISRKMKKGGQIWIRIFPDRPVTEKPLETRMGKGKGNVEYWTAAVKRGRVMFEIAGVPRETAVEAFRTASFKLPIKVKLLTREGAGE
- a CDS encoding 30S ribosomal protein S3; amino-acid sequence: MGQKVHPVGYRIGVIYDWESRWYADGKKYAKFLHNDLELREWIRKRWNKAGVSRVEIERIGNVMRFTVWTARPGVVIGKQGAEIQAVREELQAKTGSRVMINIQEIKNPDAEAQVVAEGVAASLERRISFRRAMKQSIFRAMKSGAKGIKIQCAGRLGGAEIARTEWYLEGQLPLSTLRADINYGFAEAHTIYGVIGIKVWIYKGEIMERKPVMEAVPTHQERG
- a CDS encoding 50S ribosomal protein L22 — translated: MEVKATAQQVRISATKVRQVLALIRGKKASDALLVLKYTPNKGARVTEKVLKSAIANAEHNFGLDMDKLVVKEVKADQGSYMKRFRPVSMGRAHAFRHHTCHVSVVVGEK
- a CDS encoding 30S ribosomal protein S19, coding for MARSLKKGPYVDAKLIRRVEDMNESGKKLVIKSWSRRSSVTPEMVGHTIAVHNGRIHIPVYISDNMIGHKLGEFAPTRKFGGHAGQERSTKVKK
- a CDS encoding 50S ribosomal protein L2, giving the protein MGIKKFRPTTPSRRHMATPDYSEITKAKPERSLVVSLSEKAGRNNNGRITMRHRGGHGRIKYRIIDFKRDKLGVPGKVVSIEYDPNRSARIALISYLDGEKRYIIAPVGLNVGDSVVAGKDSDIRPGNALKLKDIPVGTVVHNVELEPGRGGVLVRSAGVSAQLMAKEGKYAFVRMPSGELRLILLECMATVGQVGNEEHENVVYGKAGRTRWLGIRPHVRGMIMNPVDHPMGGGEGKSKSHKHPVSPWGTPAKGYRTRKRKPSDKFIVRRRKK
- a CDS encoding 50S ribosomal protein L23 → MNAVAHDIIVRPIITEKTSRMMELGQYTFEVLPKANKIEIRKAVEEVFKVKVVRVNTIQVRSKPKRMGAFLGRSRSWKKAIITLAKGEKIAFFEGASA
- a CDS encoding 50S ribosomal protein L4, with the protein product MPVVKEVNFKGEVIGDFELSDAVFGAPVHVPAMHQVVVAHLANCRVGTHNTKDRGDVRGGGKKPWRQKHTGRARAGSSRSPIWVGGGVAHGPHPRDYHQKVNKKVRRLALCSALTLKVQEENMLILERFDVQAPKTKVMLDFLTAIDSGKKPLFVLHETNMAVVKSAANIPGAEVMHVDSINVYDLLNHDQLIATPEAVKKLEEVFG